From a region of the Alnus glutinosa chromosome 1, dhAlnGlut1.1, whole genome shotgun sequence genome:
- the LOC133854192 gene encoding uncharacterized protein LOC133854192 — protein sequence MAKFSKLRRKTNSRRHQATPYAFSSCSRNVFKNVLLKKRGSRASEKKHWKDATCSVCLEYPHNAVLLLCSSYDKGCRAYMCATGHRYSNCLEQYKKAYTKVTPIQSSQHWTEVMENSSLSSGLQHQNEKMEVPELLCPLCRGQVKGWTVVEPARKYLNAKKRTCMLDDCSFVGSYKALRKHVRTKHPLACPRAVDPILEEKWKSFEREREQNDVISTIISSTPGAVVLGDYVIEPNFSGSYSDYDSDLDDSLDGALFRLASFNRGQNRGIYSRGSHRDLFNVDFGRRSGFGFRPVASYGQGLLVGPGRSRRQWRHRRTTLL from the coding sequence atggctaagtttagcaaGTTGCGACGTAAGACTAACTCCCGCCGTCACCAGGCTACCCCATATGCATTTTCATCTTGCTCTCGAAATGTTTTCAAAAATGTTCTCTTAAAGAAGAGGGGTTCAAGAGCATCAGAGAAGAAACATTGGAAAGACGCAACCTGCTCAGTTTGTTTGGAGTACCCTCACAATGCTGTTCTCCTCCTCTGTTCCTCTTATGACAAAGGTTGCCGGGCTTATATGTGTGCCACTGGCCATAGGTATTCCAATTGTCTTGAGCAATATAAGAAAGCCTACACAAAAGTAACCCCAATACAAAGCTCTCAACATTGGACTGAGGTAATGGAAAACTCTAGTTTAAGTTCTGGTCTGCAGCATCAGAATGAAAAGATGGAAGTGCCAGAGCTGTTATGCCCTCTCTGTCGTGGGCAGGTGAAGGGTTGGACTGTGGTTGAGCCGGCAAGAAAGTATCTGAATGCAAAGAAGAGAACCTGCATGCTGGATGATTGTTCTTTTGTTGGAAGTTATAAGGCACTCAGAAAGCATGTTAGGACAAAGCACCCATTGGCATGCCCACGGGCAGTGGATCCTATTCTTGAAGAAAAATGGAAGAGTTTTGAGCGTGAGAGGGAGCAAAATGATGTGATCAGCACAATTATATCATCGACACCTGGGGCTGTGGTGCTGGGGGATTATGTGATAGAACCTAACTTTAGTGGTAGTTACAGTGATTACGATTCTGATTTGGATGACTCCTTAGATGGTGCTCTCTTCCGTCTTGCATCATTTAATCGTGGACAGAATCGTGGCATTTACTCACGTGGTAGTCACCGTGACTTGTTCAATGTTGATTTTGGGAGGCGTAGTGGTTTTGGTTTTCGTCCTGTTGCTTCATATGGACAAGGTTTACTGGTTGGACCTGGACGTTCAAGGAGGCAATGGAGGCATAGAAGAACAACCCTTCTGTGA